One window from the genome of Jiangella alba encodes:
- a CDS encoding HIT domain-containing protein — translation MAYITGEPGNGSDDDGCPLCAIPRKSDEDGLILHRGRTAYAVLNLHPYNPGHLMVVPYRHTGEFETLTDDESRELTSMTQDAVRAVKAASAPHGFNVGLNLGGVAGGSLSAHLHQHVVPRWSGDANFMTVLDNTKIMPQLLADTRALLASSWPE, via the coding sequence ATGGCGTACATCACCGGCGAGCCCGGCAACGGCAGCGACGACGACGGCTGCCCGCTGTGCGCCATCCCGCGCAAGTCCGACGAGGACGGGCTGATCCTGCACCGTGGGCGCACGGCGTACGCGGTGCTGAACCTTCACCCGTACAACCCGGGCCACCTCATGGTCGTCCCGTACCGGCACACCGGCGAGTTCGAGACGCTCACCGACGACGAGTCGCGGGAGCTGACGTCGATGACGCAGGACGCCGTCCGCGCGGTGAAGGCGGCGTCGGCCCCGCACGGCTTCAACGTCGGCCTCAACCTCGGCGGCGTGGCCGGCGGCTCGCTCTCGGCCCACCTGCACCAGCACGTGGTGCCGCGGTGGAGCGGCGACGCCAACTTCATGACCGTCCTCGACAACACCAAGATCATGCCGCAGCTGCTGGCCGACACCCGCGCGCTGCTGGCGTCGTCCTGGCCCGAGTAG